A region from the Canis aureus isolate CA01 chromosome 10, VMU_Caureus_v.1.0, whole genome shotgun sequence genome encodes:
- the LOC144322686 gene encoding lipocalin Can f 6.0101, which translates to MKLLLLCLGLILVHAHEEENDVVKGNFDISKISGDWYSILLASDIKEKIEENGSMRVFVKDIEVLSNSSLIFTMHTKVNGKCTKISLICNKTEKDGEYDVVHDGYNLFRIIETAYEDYIIFHLNNVNQEQEFQLMELYGRKPDVSPKVKEKFVRYCQGMEIPKENILDLTQVDRCLQARQSEAAQVSSAE; encoded by the exons ATGAAGCTGCTGTTGCTGTGTCTGGGGCTGATTCTAGTCCATGCCCACGAGGAAGAAAACGATGTTGTGAAAGGAAACTTCGATATTTCAAAG ATTTCGGGAGATTGGTATTCCATTCTCTTGGCCTCAGATATCAaggaaaagatagaagaaaatggCAGCATGAGGGTTTTTGTGAAAGACATTGAAGTCCTGAGCAACTCTTCTCTGATCTTTACAATGCATACAAA AGTGAATGGGAAGTGTACTAAAATTTCTCTGATTTgtaacaaaacagaaaaggatgGTGAATATGATGTTGTGc ATGATGGATacaatttatttagaataattgAAACAGCCTATGAGGACTATATTATATTTCATCTTAATAATGTCAACCAGGAACAGGAATTCCAACTGATGGAGCTCTATG GCCGAAAACCAGATGTGAGTCCAAAAGTCAAGGAAAAGTTTGTGAGATATTGCCAAGGAATGGAAATTCCTAAGGAAAACATACTTGACCTGACCCAAGTTG ATCGCTGTCTCCAGGCCCGACAGAGCGAAgcagcccaggtctccag TGCTGAGTGA